TTGATGAATGAGTTGGAGTGGAGGCAACTGAGGTGGCAGCAGGCCTAGCCTGAGGAAAATTCTGTCTTCTAAATCTTTTAATTCTGTTCTGGCCAAACCTCTTCTGAAACCTCTAACTGGATCCCCCTGGATTTGTTTCCACAGTGATGCTTTCAGATTTCCGCTTCTTATCGCCCTTTTCCTTGGcagccaacttctggtcactttcaATTACCAACGCGGCCTGAACTACAGATGGATATGTTTTGAGCTGCAAGGCTACAACCCCACTGCGAATTTCTggcttcagtccctgctggaacctcttcgCCTTATGGGCTTCAGTATTGACATACACATGCACCAAtcgggccaattccgtaaacttggcctcatactcggCTACACTCTTTTTATCCTGCTTCAATTCCAAGAAATCAACTTCTAACTGGTTCTGCAAACAGtccggaaaatatttttccaagaacaacTCTGTAAACCTGGCCCACGagacagggccttctccttccatGGTACGGGtcgattcccaccaataattcacttCACCCTTAAGAAAATAGCTCGCATAGTCTGATCTAAAATTATCACTTACTTGCGTAAGGGTGAAAGCTTTCTCAATTTCCTTTAGCCAAATCCTAGCAGCAACTGGGTCCATCTCGCCCTTAAACTCTGagggctttaccgactgaaaagatttaaaactcacAGTTTGGTTCACTTCTCTTTGCTGAAGTTGCTGCTGAAGTTGTAGCTGTTGCTGTTGaatttgttgttgctgctgttgtatgaattgttgttgttgttgctgttgttgtagaaattgctgctgctgctgctgaaattgttcttgctgttgagccatttgattagactgttggcgcaacaaatctagcaACTCACCCATAACTGGTCCCCCTTCAGTAGCTCTGCTAGAGGAATTGGATGGGATATTCTTCTTGggcggcattctcctgaaacatagcAAATGATTTTAGTTTAAAAGaattgcccccgggtagcaacattttCATGTGCCAAGAGAATACTGCCGCAATAAAATATTCCCACCCTCATTGAGTTGGGGTCCGACTGTAATGAGTGACTAGATTTAACAAAATCAGCAACAATTGGAACAATaaaataacaacaataataacaacacGACACTAGCAACATGCAACAATACCTATAACATGACACTAACTAAATTCATATGGTCGGACTCGTTCTCGTGGAAAACTATCTAGGAATCCTTATTGGCTATTACCAATGGCACATATACCAGGGAAAATATACTAAAGATCAGGGCAGTTCCAGAATCCTCAAGATATGCCAGGGTTACACCTTCAAACCCTCGACTAGACTCTTAAACTTGCTCCTCTAGATGTAAGTTGCTGATTCACTACCTAAATACCAATATTACCCCTTTCTGACTCTACtcataacctaaatcagggactcaaacctgtagctctgataccaacctgtgacgacctcaaccccaggtcaggagttgatgtcactaaAAACATGAAACTACAATTATAATACAACTAACTtactttatttcaatataaacaactcttccacaaaatcttttccaggttcaagtctaaTTTAGGTTACACACGTGTTACAAACCATCTTATTAAACCAACCTGCCATGACTATTATTCTACAACAACTCACAGACCACCCTTCGTCAGACACAACCTATTCAGAGGAGCTCGACACAGGAGGAACTGGAAACTGGCCCTTAACAAGACAGCAACATCTCCTAGACATCTGCAATGCGAAAATATACAAAcacatttgcaagagtgagcgatcaaccgctcagcagtaccactatatgaatactaactaaaacagtttataataaacaattgtaggaacaTAAATTACATCTTGTTAGtagaaaacaaataaaacaagtgtaaacagataaaaactgataaaCTGCTGAAACTGGATCTTTAACagctagcatgctctctaaacattttattaatagtgctgtgtaaatagcagggttaaatttagcatgctacttccattttcaaatcattcgtcccatcgcaggacctataaaactaattgctccgttacgggaaccataaaacttgtcccatcacaggacctataaaacttgttcctctccggcAACCTCAAAATcgcttgctcagatataaaagcattggatgatccctggtgagacagctgatcagggtatcctatgaaacttgttccggaactcagagactagctaggtctctgtcacgctgggctggtggttataatagggtgcgcaaccacttcgcctcttacgctaacttccaggccgttatgggccttctgcgcacactcatccaattatctgatcatttttatccagtttttccaaatcacttacctatctctcgTCAAAATAATTATAACACAACAtattttccaaaacattttcattttattcaaaacttagagatagctattttcagaagttacttttcccccaaaacacaagttagtaaaacaatttgaaacccaggggatacgtaacttaaatcattctcttccactatgagaataaaacaacattatattcatatatactgaaccataaatatatggtcaggggtacttgccttaatacgCTTTAACACTAATTTCTGACTAGCTTTGCACCGACCGGGATGCTAAGGGTTTCAACTGGAACCTACAGGAACCAAAATATCCTAAATTAGACGTCCGAATATGCTTgactatcctcgctaacaatctacccatacgttaacaaacccgactcgtaacattctcaatataataatacacgtatcaattagggtttaCGTCTTCAAAAGCCGATTCAGTGTTCGTGTTCGTAATATAGGTATAtttgtccttttacgaaattagggttatcggtttcgcaaagtattccatcgcaacacataatcaggttttgtacaaaatagttacatataatcgatcgatgttccgatagccattgagtacggcctcgtatttccataattaaattttcccagaaattgggcagcacctcctttgattatcggctaacccgtcgaacatcccgacgtcaaaacaatcacaaccacaatcaatcgcaatttaaaacccaaccaccgatttcagtagtcaaaatcagtccaaaattctcaattaccaattaaatacaattattaatctTTATTATCcgaacaaattttaaaattctcaaaatatcataaaataaataaaatatgaattttgaaatttttaagaAATTTTAGAATAAATTATTGATTTCACTATTAAAtcaaatcagaaaatcatttaaagataaataaacagtaaaatattaatttctaaattttataaattcctaaaaataataaataacattgtaaagcgataaaaataattttagagacaacccaaatatttatgaaaataaatcttgaatatAACCACTTTTAACCATAAAATAAATAACACAACgccacaactaattacacaaacgatcctcgaacaccaataatcacacataattaataaaatattaacagaAATAATATTCAACTGACAGATCCCATACACAtaacttatttaattatttaataattacacatttaaatattacaaaaatgtacgagtcgttataatgtGTAcattgagtagtcatccaccatcacaaacgcatatttctttcttgaaattgataagacattaattggtccaaaaaagtccatgtgaataagttacaaaggtgcacttatggaattcacaatTTTGCTTTTATGACTAGACCTTTTCATTTTACCTTTCTGACAAGattcacaaacttcatcttgagcaaattccagtgTTGGCATATCTTTCACGAATTCCTTTTTCACCAGGGTatttgtgacggcctcaaccccggggtcaggagttgacatcaccatCAACAATAATAACTATCATAAATCAGTCCAACTCATTAATGATgcataactacgaccccttttaccaagaccttttccaggtttaagtatgatttaggctactcaactaacacaacccgaattaccttacacaatcctgaccactaatgtaacgcagcaactcaacagacctcatttGGTCTGAGCACAACTAccccagaggagcctgacacgaaaggagctggaactctgccctgactagcgcacaagaatctcctaggcatctgcaatacatacaaaatattctacaagggtgagaaattgcttgctcagcagcaccactatatgaataacaagtaaaacagtttaaagtaaagcagttagAGGAACAGAATTCACAACTTGtttagaaaacaagtaaacattcataaagtggatattcaaaactagcatgctctgtaaaacaaaaacatcagtagtgtgctgtgtataaataccagagtttagTTCTAGCATGCAATTTTCATTTCCAAATTcgctatatcaactactcatgcccttacgggaatcacaaaaccaAATTAGATACgtgacagctgatcaggctatcaacaccagatggctccaactgccatctcattcacctgttctggaactcagagactagctaggtctctaacttgctggactaatcgattatacaatgcgcgcaaccgaattaccCTCTTACGctacctcaataggcctactctgaccccaacgtatcccatatctgaccgttttatccagttttcaaaatcacttttacctatctcttttcaaaatcaattcttTCACAGCATACTATTCAAAttctcttttcatttaaatcatgtttagagataggtgttttcagaagttacttttccccaaaacataattttaaacaatatttcaattacgggggatacgtaacttaaaacatttctgttccattatgaaagtaaatcatttagttattcatacgtactgaaccataaaagaatggtcaggggtacttgtcttacagagctttacgactatcactaactgattttgatagacttgaacgttcaggctctcatggaaaaatgactgtctcactagaagacatccctgTTTCGCatcaatctatctcaagatagtatccaggactctcagggttctttgtttgggaacctcgaggcacttaccgactgatcactagattatcttaattcgatatcaattcctgagtccttcgaccagaacctacagagccgaaacaccctacgttagacgtctaggtatgcttgacatatcctcaatgACACATCTACCCTTCGATAATAAATTCCTGACTCGtacttatatatattattacaatacacgcatcaatttagggttcacgttctcggaaatcggttcggtgttcgtttcccGAAAATACGTATGCTagttattttacgaaatt
The sequence above is drawn from the Apium graveolens cultivar Ventura chromosome 2, ASM990537v1, whole genome shotgun sequence genome and encodes:
- the LOC141702563 gene encoding uncharacterized protein LOC141702563, which produces MDPVAARIWLKEIEKAFTLTQVSDNFRSDYASYFLKGEVNYWWESTRTMEGEGPVSWARFTELFLEKYFPDCLQNQLEVDFLELKQDKKSVAEYEAKFTELARLVHVYVNTEAHKAKRFQQGLKPEIRSGVVALQLKTYPSVVQAALVIESDQKLAAKEKGDKKRKSESITVETNPGGSS